The genomic segment TGAGAACAGGAAGCTGTGCTGTGCAACAGGGTCTAACACCGGAAGCTGCAGGCATAGTGAAGCAAGCGGTGACACTGGCGAAGCGTCGTGGGCACGCCCAAGTGACGCCACTCCACGTTGCCAACACCATGCTCTCGATCACCAACGGGATTCTAAGAACCGCGTGTCTCCAATCCCACTCTCACCCTCTTCAGTGCAAGGCCTTGGAGCTTTGCTTCAACGTTGCGCTCAATCGGTTACCGGCTTCAACCTCTTCCAGTCCCATGTTGCAAGGCTCTCACCACCACCACTCTCACGCCTGCCCCTCTATCTCGAACGCTTTGGTTGCCGCGTTCAAACGCGCTCAGGCACACCAACGACGTGGATCCATTGAGAATCAACAACAGCCTCTTCTGGCAGTGAAAATAGAACTGGAGCAACTAATTATTTCGATCTTGGATGACCCTAGCGTTAGCCGAGTGATGAGGGAGGCTGGGTTCTCTAGCACTCAAGTGAAAAGCAACGTTGAACAAGCAGTTTCTTTGGAAATATGCTCTCAGAACAATGGTAGTGGCAATAacagtaatagtaatagtaatagtaatactAAGGCAAAGGAAAACAGCAGCAGTGGAGAGAAAGGGTTGGTGTTGGATCCCATTAGGGGTGAGGATGTTGCTAGTGTTATCGACAATTTGGGGAGTCAGAGAAAAAGAAGTGTTGTGATAGTAGGAGAGTGTGTTACAAGTCTGGAGAGTGTAGTTAGAGGAGTGATGGAAAAGGTTGATAAAGGGGATGCTGGTGAGTGTCTTAGGGGTGTCAAGTTTatccctctttctctttcttcttttgggAATGTTTCGAGAGTGGAAGTTGAGCAAAAGGTTGAAGAACTTAGGAGTCTTCTGAAGGGAAGCGAACACGGCAAAGGGTATGTTTTGTATTTGGGAGATCTCAAATGGGTGTTTGATTATAGAGCTTGTGGATCACAAGGGAGAGCGTGTTATTGTCCAGTGGATCACATGGTGATGGAGATTGGGAAGCTTGTGAGTGGGTTTGAAGAGAATAATGGTGGAAGGTTTCGCTTGATGGGTGTAGCCACTTTTCAAGCCTACATGAGATGCAAAAATGGCCAACCATCGTTGGAGAATCTTTGGGATCTTCATCCCATTACTATCCCTGCGGGAAGCTTGCGTTTGAGTCTCATCACTGACAGGTAAATCAGTTTTGGTAAAGTTCCATATAATTACAAGGCCTTTGATTATACGTtacagatattatatatatgtatgtacatataatatatacattttctCGTAAGTTAATAGTTGAGATTTTCATGTTTCAGATAGGAtgaaacatgtttttaattgtTGGTTGGCTTTGATTCAGTTGTTCAATCATCTCTATCCCATTTCTCaaactgttttttctttttctttggatgAATAGTTGATTAGCTCAAAACAGGCATCGGAAAAGGGAAAAATGGAATTAGCTTTTgctttttaaagattaaaactGGAAAAGAAAAGTGGGAGTGGAAGAAATGCACAGTGAACAAAATTgggaaaactttttttttttttctgtatgaatttttccttctttctcaCTTCTTTTCTCAAGTGGCTACTGTgtataagaagaaaaaaccaATGGCAAAAAACTTTGGTTAAAAGTGTATGCACTGAAACGAGTAAGACGTCAGTCGTTACAGTGTGACTTCCCTTTAGTTGATTAGAACCAACTAAGGAAataggtttttcttctttttgtttatttttatttgttttccttGGATTAACATTGATAATAAGGATCTCTTTTAGACcctcttttccattttttgGTGTCTGCATAACTTTGAAAGTGGAATATGACCCAAAATAAATGAAGGCAGTAACTGATAATGTTATATCTTTTTCCACAGTGGTGTAGAAAATGAGGCCATAAACAAGAAAGCTGACAACAGAAGTAGCTGGCTCTTACTCGAAGGAGTGGAGGATGATCACAAACAACAACCTTGCTTCGCGGAACCTTCCACCAAGAATGAGACCGAAATTCGAAGCTTGCAAAGCAGTACTTGTAATAGTGACTCCTCAACTTCAACCCTCCCTGCATGGCTCCAACAGTACAAAAATGAGAATAAAGGAATCACCTACAATGATCAGGTCTTCATTTTCCCAATCAAACACACCTTCAAAGGaacatctatatatatatatatatatatatatatatatatatatataggattcCACACCtattactatattatattaagatatCATTTGCATTAAAATTAGAGAAATTCTTAGGTATCCTAAAATATTTAAGGATTTTGATACTATTATTACCAAGAatttctctctcctttttttctcttttcatcgTCCCCTGACTCATTCAGCTTCTCACTCATACAATAACTGTCCCAAAACGCTCAAACTTTTCCAACCACTATTCCAACTCTCTTAACATTTtctggtttaatttttttttcagttgtcCAATAGAAAACCACATGTTTCATTAAACACACTCATCATGTTTTACTTTTGTATTTGTATGCAGTGTGTAATATTAGTTACAGTATAATCGTATAAGatgaaaattaactttttttccgTATATTCCAACAGAATTGTGTCCCAGTGGGAGAGCTTTGCAAAAAGTGGAACTCTATGTGCagttcaatccaaaagcaaccTTATCCTTCAGACAAAACACTCACACTATCCTCAGTATCACCCTCTTCCTCAACCTCAGGTTTCTCATACGAACAACAACATTCTAATTTGCACCAAACCCATCATGAGTGGCAAGTGGGTTCACCCAAAGACTCATTGAACAACCACCATTTCTGGATCTCAAACAATGGATGCAACAACCCCAATGAACCAACTTTGCGAGTGTACATTCCAGAGAGCAAGGACACCACAAAGCAACCGTTCTCATCTCCCAACCCTAACTCCGCTTCTTCCAGTGACGTCATGGAAGTGGAGCACGTGAGCAGGTTCAAAGAGTTAAACTCAGAGAACTTGAAAACACTGTGCAATGCTTTGGAGAAGAAGGTGTCGTGGCAGAAGGATGTAATACCGGAAATTGCGAGCACCATTTTGCAGTGTCGTTCTGGCATGgtgagaagaaaaggaaaagttaaAGAAGTGAAAGAAGAAACGTGGTTGGTCTTCCAAGGTGTTGATGTGGAAGgtaaagagaaaataacaagAGAGTTGGCTCGGCTTGTTTTTGGGTCCCACGACCACGTCGTTTCCATAGCATTGAGCAGTTTTGCGTCGACAAGAGCAGATTCAACAGAGGATTATAGCAGGAACAAGAGATCAAGAGAAGAAACAAGTTGCAGTTACATAGAGAGGTTCGCAGAAGCAATGATGAACAACCCTCATAGAGTGTTTCTTGTTGAAGATATAGAGCAAGCGGATTATTGTTCTCAACTTGGTTTCAAAAGGGCTATGGAGAGAGGGAGAGTTACGGATTCAAACGGTGAAGAGATTGCACTTTGTGACGCAATCATCATTCTGAGCTGTGAAAGTTTCAGTTCAAGATCAAGAACTTGTTCTCCTTCGGTCAAACAAAAATCGATGTCTGAGGAAGAAAAGAATGGTGACATTGGCACTTTGGAGGAGACGAGCCCTTGTGTTTCTTTGGATTTGAATATTTCCATTGATGACGAGAACGAGGTTGAGGATCGATCGGTGGATGAAATTGGGCTTCTTGAATCCGTAGACAGAAAGATTGTATTCAACTTTCAGGAATTGTGAGAAGAAGAATTTCAAAAATAGGctaatcttttttctttctcttttgtagTTTAGGCTTCTTTTAATTCTCTTTATTCATCATGTCTTTGTGTTCTTAGGCATTTCCTAGGGCTAGGGATCAAAACAAATTGCACgcctttaatattattatgtaacTAGATATGTACATTATTACCAAGCATATCCAACTATCTTTCTTACATTATTTTGAGAAGATAGAGAAAGTAAATACCTTTTGCATTGACCGTATAAAATTCATGTAAAAGGGTCACTTTTTACATTAGTCCATTTCATAACTATTGTTAAATGTTAAtgtaagaaaaacatttttattttagttaattttcatCTTAGAAAATCAAAGTACAACAATACGATCAACAAGTTCAAAAtaacacataaataaaattaaaagctcaaaataataaaaaaaataaagttaaagcGATGTGTTATAATGCGAAGGAAAATGTTTAACAGAGAGGTAATATTTTAAGCTTTAGAGACATTTTATAGTATAATGTCTAGAATAGTGTCGCAAGccattttgttaattttttttactcagTCAATTtgtcttatattaaaataattttttcatattaatgGTTATATATTGAAGATTTCATATTAATcggaaatataattaaattaatttataatatataagagaTTGACTAGAAATATatccaaattaatttataatatgtaagtaaatacaattttcatataaatgaGACAATTTATAAGATTgagttatgtttaaaatttattacttaatGTTAAGTTTTGCCTAAAGTATACcactttaatataaattaatagaCTAAATTGGAATTAGGGAAAAGTAtaacaagaaaaacacaatatcaaGAAAATGATAACCTAAAAGTCTTATTGATAGCACAAACTGGCTCTAGAATAGTGTTGGTAGACAATTTTTTTCCATGATTATAATAGATGTTTAGTAAAAGGAACTAGCACGCAAGATTTATATTGGTTCATTCAAACTCATGCACTAAGTCTAGTTGTCCCATAAATATTCAACTTAAGAGGTTTTACTAATCAAACCTAAGTTATAATGAGTAGGTAAATTTCTTTGTGTTACAACGAGTACATAAGTCTCTCTAGGTTACCATTTCTCAATATTCTCCTAAGACTAAGAACTTacaagaaaatagagaaaaaaggCACTCTCACAAAGAACATAGTTTAAACTCACTTgagaaagttttaaaatatgaagaatTACACATGTTTTCACTCAACCCAAAAGACCATAAtgtataaaagataaaatatatattgttagtCGTATTTACACTTTTCAATTCATTCTCATTTTGTAACTCCAAAAAATTGATCATTGCTTGGTACACCTTAATATGTAATATCTCCAGAGatcttgatttttatcttttatcttgaTGATATGGAGAacacttattttataaatatttgatgatattttttcaatgtttaTGAATAACTCGACTAAAggaaactttttaaataaaatgtgcaaatataacaatttaagtTTAATCAAGTATAGGTCTATATGAAACATAGGAAAATACTAGAAAGGGGAGGAGATTTTAATAGTGTTTTAAAAGCTTTTCGCAAATagtgtttaatattattttgcaGAGGTTAAACGGTCTACAACAGTAGTTAAATACTTTAGTTTAACGAAAATGTTGAATAGAAAACTTGTTTGAACATAAAGGACGAAAAACACTCTATGATTTATAATAGTTTACTCAAACTGAACTACGTCTAATTCTCTCTTAAAAACCTTTAAAAGTTCCACTAAAAATGAGTTTTGTCACTCCTGGTTTACAAACTAACTAGACTAGGTAGACGAGTTTCACCACTTCTGGTATCAATACTAGGCCAACTATTTAGAACGTTTAATTCCACGGAGTTAAACTTTATAAGTGTTTGAATTGAATTCTAAATCTAACACAACAAAGGTGTTTATGAAACTTACATGACAAAAGATAACTCTCTTAAAGAGGATATAAAAATCAATACAAATTATGAAAACTTGCAAAAAGATCTTTTCAAGAAAGATCTTAAGAGCTTTAGAAAGAGAGCAGAGAGCGTAGCAATATTCTTGATAACAAaaattcttctcttctcttcatgCAAACTCCTTTATATAGACTTCTTTGAAAAAAGATATGTTACTCAGAGTTTTTGACTTTCTTTTAGCGATGTAGCCTTTAAGGTAAAGTCAAAAGTTATGTTGCATCTTGATAGAGCAACTGTGATGAGTGTACGAAAAGAGCATACATAAAGCATGTAAGAAACATTCCTTAAATACCCTTCTATCTCTTAACGTCGTTCTGATTCTGAGTAGACTTTTTGATAAAGTTGATAATCTACACAGAAAAAGAGAGCACAACACAACATACCAAAGAATATTTATACGTACATGCATTAAAGCATTAAATGACTTAAGCGTTTAGTGTTTGTCTGTTTTGAATAACTTTTAAAGCATTTAGGATATAGTGTTTAGCAAAATTGTATTTTAGACGatttaactttcttttattaGACACTCTGTTATGAACTCTATATCGTTTAACGCTTATTAAGCATACGTTAAACACTTTTAGTTATTAGACGCTCTAGATCATTTAGGTATTTTAAAGAGTAACGATTAGCGCTTCTAACATATATGTCCTAGATGATTATGCACTATTTCGTTCTAGACGttatattaaacttcaaaacaatgtTTGTTTAAACAATATAGAATTATTGATCAAGTATAGTTAACCTTTAGGAATGTTGatttatctaaatttaaagataaaatattcattaagaGTAATTTTACTTGGTTCTTAATCTATTTATCATTATGgctataatatttttatcaaaggTCATAAATGATATATTAGACGATATCTAAAGATATGTTTGACTAGGTTCAATAGTGTTCAATTCTTAAATAAGTTATTTCATTTTGATGACCTTCATATGCATAACTACACATGTtagataattaatataatttattttcattactcaataatattttgttatcattaaaataatgtGATCTTATCAGTCTGATGAGTTTTACTAGATTGTTTTATCCTAACCCTTATTCAGAATATAAGCAAAGAAAACAATGCATTATATACTAGAGTAAATTCATTCTACAAGACCATATAGTCTAAATCGTCTAGAGTGTTTCTTGTATATTGTAGTTATAAGTATTAATGTGTTCTCCATTAATACATTctttattgttaataaaaaaagtgtatCTTAGATTTTTCATTACAAATCTTTTACATAAAAATGGATTAACATCCTTaaattgttctatttttttttatgtaagaaTGTTTCACCTATTACCTCTACttgtttattttcaattttaccctTGCACATTCTTATTATCGGAGTGACTATCAATCAGCTAATTAGTTTCACTCAGCCCATTAATATCTCCACTGCCACTAGATAAACCAAGGACCCAAGCCCCAAAACTATTTGGAGTCAAACCCAAGAATAGATAATTTCTTATGCTCTCCATTTGCCATCAACTTTTTATAAGACAATAAATGTCTCTTTCCATAAAGTGTTTATtgtttctaatttattatttttaatctgtgTACTCTAACTCGAGTAAAGTCTCTAACAAAAGTTTTCGTGTAATTATtttccatatattttttaattatagttaattataaagTATTGGATTTAATTGGGACGCATAATTACATCATATAGTGTTAGAGgtttaattcattttgtttcctatcttttttttaagttagtttttaatttttgttaggaGTATTGTTTGGATCATTGTATACATCagcataatatttttgtaatttgattcATTCCTTTTTCACAATAAAAAGCTTTCTTTTGAACTTTTTCTCTAATCATTAGATGGTATCAGGTTATACTTTGTGTCCTCTGAAGTTTCTGTCAtcaattcttcatttttcttggCAAACTCGCGAATCCTGCCAatcctttttttcttcatctagACATGATTGTGGCTCTTGAAACAAAGAACAGAGAAATTTGTTCTTGCCACTCTTCCTTATATAACTTTCAAGACAATTCCAACAAAAGCTCTTTCATAAATCATGGAGGTTCTTCAAACTTTCATGAAgacattataataaatatgttggAGGCAACACCAAATATTGTAATCATTGTCGAAGTACAAAACATACCTCTGAAAATTTTGGACTAAACATGGTCTTCCACCAAGCTATAATCACGACAATAAGAACAACTCAGCTCCTTCCAAATCTTCTGCTAGTGTAGTTGAAACTGAACCTTCTGTTACCATTGTTGATCTTTTTGTTGTGTAGTATGATAAGTCAAATACTTATTTTGGTTTCTCTAAAGAGGAATATGAAGTCAGTCTTGCTACAAGAGTCACAAAAATGTTTTCCCTTCAATAATTAAGTTGTTGCCTTCTAGTGAGAAAACTCCACCTTTCTAAGAGAAAGGGAGAAGATTCatccaaaaaaattattcaatgatAATAAGTGTTAAAAGTATTAATTGAGTATCCCTTTAAtgagataatatatatataagcttcctaaaatatgagaaattagatatattaaacaaattttattacttagaaATAATTAAgtcttatattttaaagatattagataattaataattatattattattaaataatcaaattattatagTAATGAACTTATActaaaagaaacaacaaaattGTTGTGTTTTTATAGACACGCAATACAAcaatatcattatatatttataggttttttaATATGTCATAGTAAGATTTTAACAAACAAAAGAGATGTACTCTGTCATTTCGTATTAAAGCACTTAGGTCGTTGTTGAATTGTTTGATTACTAACATTTACAAAAGTATTGACACTTTTAATACCGAGTTACTATTAGTATAGGTTACCAATTACCATAGTAGCTTTTGACCCAACATCAAGTTCTCTTCTCctgttttcctttttcattaaatgaaaatcagtttcaatatttcttttcttttgtacaTAAACGTTGCAGTGAGTTATATAAcccttttatttaattttattttttcatttctaaagAGTATTAATGCATTAACTACATCAATAAATGCGCCTCAATGAAAGTGGAGAAGTTTGTATTTGTTGTTTATGCTAATTTTGTTCCTTTCAACACAAAAGGCAGAGACACCCCCAACTATGAGGAAGTCAATAAGGGATGCAGTATCAAAACCTATGAATGATGTTAATATATTAGGTATATTAGGTATATTAGAATAATAAGCAAAAGTAAGAAATTacaaaaaactatataataaacAACCACATTCACACATGATCGAAAAAATATGCAATATCTATGTGGAACGGTTAGCATTCAAGATCAATAGGTCTATCTACTGTAGCAGTGTTTATCGACAACAACGCTCGTCAGCCAGGTCAAACCGCAATAACGCTTGTCAACCAGACAACGCTCATCAGGCAGGACAAACCGCGACAACGCCCGTCAATTATGTagataccgaacggtcatacactCAGCACCGTTCGGTCACCACTATAGCCAACAAGGGCAATCGGTTTTATTAAATTGGGCTAGCGCTCATTGGGTCAAGTGTCCAGTGGATGATCAAAACAGTCAAAGATATCTGGTTAAAAGATATTCATAAAGTTGTTTATGAGCAACCGCCCGAATTTTAAGGGAAGTCTGTTTTCAACCGCCCGTATTTTAAGGTAAGTCTATTTGGCTTGtgacaacttataaatacaaggtCAAGGACATCAATAAGACAGGCTCAATTCATACTCCAAAACATTCCACTTACATTCTACTCATGCTTTACTGAGTTCATAATACTCTATTACCATAATATCCATTTGTGAG from the Vigna angularis cultivar LongXiaoDou No.4 chromosome 3, ASM1680809v1, whole genome shotgun sequence genome contains:
- the LOC108320189 gene encoding protein SMAX1-LIKE 3, which produces MLNISYASNQSYIIITLPSSTHHIPPNPAPKTTPYFPTLPYKLTPPPSYPRCQHQQPHQPQYQRFQTLYSSHNVSLFSLLQTIVCNNIQDCDETATTTAIFHLAFSAVTSSSEMRTGSCAVQQGLTPEAAGIVKQAVTLAKRRGHAQVTPLHVANTMLSITNGILRTACLQSHSHPLQCKALELCFNVALNRLPASTSSSPMLQGSHHHHSHACPSISNALVAAFKRAQAHQRRGSIENQQQPLLAVKIELEQLIISILDDPSVSRVMREAGFSSTQVKSNVEQAVSLEICSQNNGSGNNSNSNSNSNTKAKENSSSGEKGLVLDPIRGEDVASVIDNLGSQRKRSVVIVGECVTSLESVVRGVMEKVDKGDAGECLRGVKFIPLSLSSFGNVSRVEVEQKVEELRSLLKGSEHGKGYVLYLGDLKWVFDYRACGSQGRACYCPVDHMVMEIGKLVSGFEENNGGRFRLMGVATFQAYMRCKNGQPSLENLWDLHPITIPAGSLRLSLITDSGVENEAINKKADNRSSWLLLEGVEDDHKQQPCFAEPSTKNETEIRSLQSSTCNSDSSTSTLPAWLQQYKNENKGITYNDQNCVPVGELCKKWNSMCSSIQKQPYPSDKTLTLSSVSPSSSTSGFSYEQQHSNLHQTHHEWQVGSPKDSLNNHHFWISNNGCNNPNEPTLRVYIPESKDTTKQPFSSPNPNSASSSDVMEVEHVSRFKELNSENLKTLCNALEKKVSWQKDVIPEIASTILQCRSGMVRRKGKVKEVKEETWLVFQGVDVEGKEKITRELARLVFGSHDHVVSIALSSFASTRADSTEDYSRNKRSREETSCSYIERFAEAMMNNPHRVFLVEDIEQADYCSQLGFKRAMERGRVTDSNGEEIALCDAIIILSCESFSSRSRTCSPSVKQKSMSEEEKNGDIGTLEETSPCVSLDLNISIDDENEVEDRSVDEIGLLESVDRKIVFNFQEL